In Synechococcus sp. A18-25c, a single window of DNA contains:
- a CDS encoding PP2C family protein-serine/threonine phosphatase has product MSSNPSRRHPASPIRQFLPSTSATASLRQLLDSLSKEQRSNQELLVSLGFALRSFTNLNRFLELVPVVAARLVGVEGALLVPFHADGRLWNEQLQILTTARSEPVLQALNKHEPGRSSGFGSDDALVLGMDRLVQRQLGSAGVFATSLVARGRQRGRLYVFNPSGSLIWTDVHRRHVQLVADLAGVAIENDLMLQEARLHERVDRQLSIGAEIQAQLLPDHCPVIEGVELAARCRPAFQVGGDYYDFIPTRPELIGRRRERGRWALVMGDVMGKGVPAGLLMTMLRGMLRAEVLSGLPPDRILHDLNQLALEDLSQSHRFVTLFYSDFDPRSRRLRFANAAHNPPLIWRSQQRSVSRLDAPGLLIGLQPDAEYGVGSTVLEPGDVLLYYTDGVTEAPGITGDRFDEDRLIRCLESACRSGTGSQGILDQLFSRLDRFVGPDRQLEDDASMVVLKVREEVMLPSVPRTSA; this is encoded by the coding sequence GTGAGCAGCAATCCATCAAGGCGCCATCCAGCTTCCCCGATCCGGCAGTTTTTGCCGTCCACCTCGGCAACCGCTTCGTTGCGTCAGTTGCTCGACAGCCTCTCGAAAGAGCAACGTTCCAATCAGGAACTGCTTGTGTCGCTGGGCTTCGCTCTGCGCAGTTTCACCAACCTCAACCGCTTTCTGGAGCTCGTTCCAGTGGTGGCAGCCCGTCTGGTGGGTGTGGAGGGGGCACTGCTCGTGCCTTTTCATGCCGATGGACGCCTGTGGAACGAACAACTGCAGATTCTGACGACCGCTCGTTCGGAACCCGTGCTTCAGGCTCTGAACAAGCACGAACCCGGACGATCATCTGGCTTTGGTTCTGATGATGCCCTGGTGCTGGGCATGGATCGCCTGGTGCAGCGTCAGCTCGGATCGGCCGGTGTGTTTGCCACGTCACTGGTGGCCCGCGGTCGTCAGCGCGGACGTCTTTATGTGTTCAATCCCTCCGGATCACTGATCTGGACGGATGTGCATCGTCGCCATGTGCAGCTCGTGGCGGATCTCGCCGGTGTGGCGATTGAGAACGACCTGATGCTTCAGGAAGCACGCCTGCATGAGCGTGTCGATCGGCAGCTGAGCATTGGTGCAGAAATCCAGGCTCAGCTGCTGCCGGATCACTGTCCGGTGATCGAGGGCGTGGAATTGGCGGCCCGCTGCCGACCTGCTTTTCAGGTGGGTGGTGACTACTACGACTTCATTCCCACACGGCCAGAGTTGATCGGTCGCCGTCGAGAGCGCGGTCGTTGGGCTTTGGTGATGGGCGATGTGATGGGGAAAGGAGTCCCCGCTGGTCTGTTAATGACCATGCTGCGCGGAATGTTGCGCGCTGAGGTGCTCAGTGGCTTGCCACCGGATCGGATTTTGCATGACCTTAATCAGCTGGCCCTCGAGGATCTGTCTCAGTCCCACCGGTTCGTGACGCTGTTTTATTCAGATTTCGATCCGCGCTCGCGTCGACTGCGTTTTGCCAATGCTGCCCACAACCCACCCCTGATTTGGAGGTCTCAACAACGCTCCGTAAGCCGACTCGATGCACCGGGTCTGCTGATTGGTCTTCAGCCGGATGCGGAGTATGGCGTTGGTTCCACGGTGCTGGAACCCGGCGACGTCCTGCTTTATTACACCGATGGGGTCACTGAGGCTCCCGGCATCACTGGTGATCGTTTCGATGAGGACCGTCTGATCCGCTGCTTGGAGTCGGCCTGCCGCTCTGGAACGGGGTCGCAGGGCATTCTTGATCAGTTGTTTAGTCGCTTGGACCGTTTTGTTGGCCCAGATCGTCAGTTAGAAGATGACGCTTCGATGGTTGTTCTCAAGGTGCGTGAGGAGGTGATGCTGCCGTCTGTTCCTAGGACTTCGGCCTGA
- the argH gene encoding argininosuccinate lyase encodes MAGGVTGGGSATWSDRFEQGLHPAIERFNASIGFDITLLQEDLDGSIAHARMLANCGVIASDEAELLCTGLEQIRAEAEAGRFQPGLEDEDVHFAVERKLIALLGPVGKKLHTGRSRNDQVGTDLRLWLRRRLDELDPQIQGFQTALLKQASDHRSTLIPGYTHLQRAQPVCLAHHLLAYVEMLERDRQRLQDVRKRVNWSPLGAAALAGTPVPIDRRSTAQALGFDGIYANSLDAVSDRDFTVEFSAAASLLMVHLSRLAEEVIFWASEECGFVWLTDRCATGSSLMPQKKNPDVPELVRGKCGRVFGHLQGLLTMIKGLPLAYNKDFQEDKEALFDVVSTTKQCLEAMTILIEEGLSFRPDRLEAAVGSDFSNATDVADYLVARQVPFREAYQIVGAVVKQCLSEGLLLRDLSLERWQQFHPAIEVDLYEALAPRQVVAARTSEGGTGFKRVEEQLALWSERLGFTAQ; translated from the coding sequence ATGGCGGGTGGAGTGACGGGCGGAGGCTCCGCCACCTGGAGTGATCGTTTCGAACAAGGTCTGCATCCGGCGATCGAGCGATTCAATGCCTCGATCGGTTTCGATATCACCCTGCTTCAAGAGGACCTCGACGGATCGATCGCCCATGCCCGCATGCTGGCCAATTGCGGTGTGATTGCCTCTGATGAGGCAGAGCTGCTTTGCACTGGTCTGGAGCAGATCCGTGCTGAGGCAGAAGCCGGACGTTTCCAGCCAGGGCTTGAAGACGAAGACGTTCACTTTGCAGTGGAGCGCAAGCTGATCGCTCTACTGGGTCCAGTGGGCAAGAAATTGCACACGGGTCGCAGCCGCAACGATCAGGTCGGCACCGATCTGCGCCTGTGGCTGCGCCGTCGGCTTGATGAACTGGATCCGCAGATTCAAGGCTTTCAGACCGCCTTGCTGAAGCAGGCCAGCGACCACCGCTCCACTTTGATTCCTGGTTATACCCATTTGCAACGGGCTCAGCCGGTCTGTCTGGCGCATCACCTCCTTGCCTATGTGGAGATGCTCGAGCGTGATCGCCAGCGGCTTCAGGACGTCCGCAAACGCGTGAATTGGTCTCCCCTTGGAGCGGCGGCTTTGGCCGGAACGCCGGTGCCAATCGATCGGCGAAGCACCGCTCAGGCACTTGGATTTGATGGGATTTACGCCAACAGTCTCGATGCGGTGAGTGATCGCGACTTCACGGTTGAGTTTTCTGCAGCTGCATCACTGCTGATGGTGCATCTCAGTCGTCTGGCCGAAGAGGTGATCTTCTGGGCTTCAGAGGAGTGCGGGTTTGTGTGGTTGACGGACCGGTGTGCCACGGGCAGCAGCTTGATGCCTCAGAAGAAAAATCCGGATGTGCCTGAGCTGGTGCGCGGCAAATGCGGCCGCGTGTTCGGGCATCTGCAGGGGTTGCTCACGATGATCAAGGGTCTGCCTCTGGCCTACAACAAGGATTTTCAGGAAGACAAGGAAGCCCTGTTTGATGTGGTCTCCACGACCAAGCAGTGTTTGGAGGCGATGACGATCCTCATTGAGGAAGGTTTGAGCTTTCGTCCGGATCGGCTTGAGGCTGCGGTGGGCTCTGATTTCTCCAATGCCACGGATGTGGCCGACTACCTGGTCGCGCGTCAGGTGCCGTTCCGGGAGGCCTATCAGATCGTCGGTGCTGTGGTGAAGCAATGTTTGAGTGAAGGCTTGCTCCTGCGTGACTTGAGCCTCGAGCGATGGCAGCAGTTCCACCCTGCGATCGAGGTCGATCTCTATGAGGCGCTTGCCCCACGTCAGGTGGTGGCTGCACGCACCAGTGAAGGCGGAACAGGCTTCAAGCGGGTGGAGGAACAGTTGGCTCTGTGGAGCGAACGTCTCGGCTTTACCGCGCAGTGA
- a CDS encoding RNA-binding protein has translation MSIFVGNLPFRAEQEDVIELFAAHGEVTNCALPLERDTGRKRGFAFVEMVDEAAEAAAIDALQGVELMGRPLRINKAEPRGSAPRRGGGGYGGGGGGGYRGGGGGGGGYGGGGGYGGGGGDRRSGARGWEDRSYGGGSSGGGYGGGGDQSSSPYGGGEGYSAADDGRSRRRRGGASQPDSGGSSYSGGDYGGYGGAEG, from the coding sequence GTGAGCATTTTTGTCGGCAATCTGCCCTTCCGCGCTGAGCAGGAGGACGTCATCGAACTGTTCGCCGCTCACGGAGAGGTCACAAACTGTGCCCTTCCTTTGGAGCGCGACACCGGCCGTAAGCGCGGCTTCGCTTTTGTGGAAATGGTCGATGAAGCGGCGGAGGCCGCGGCAATCGACGCCCTTCAAGGTGTTGAGCTGATGGGCCGACCCTTGCGCATCAACAAGGCTGAGCCGCGTGGCAGCGCACCGCGTCGAGGTGGCGGTGGCTATGGAGGCGGCGGTGGTGGTGGTTATCGCGGCGGCGGCGGCGGTGGCGGCGGCTACGGCGGTGGCGGTGGCTATGGAGGCGGCGGTGGTGACCGTCGCTCAGGAGCCCGTGGTTGGGAGGACCGCAGCTACGGCGGCGGTTCCAGCGGTGGTGGCTACGGCGGTGGCGGAGATCAGTCCAGCTCCCCCTATGGCGGCGGCGAGGGTTATAGCGCTGCAGATGATGGCCGCAGCCGTCGTCGTCGTGGTGGTGCCTCCCAGCCTGATAGCGGTGGTTCCTCTTACAGTGGCGGTGACTACGGCGGTTACGGCGGCGCTGAAGGCTGA
- the dusA gene encoding tRNA dihydrouridine(20/20a) synthase DusA: protein MDPLTRVNREPPWRFSIAPMLDCTDRHFRQIMRQISRRALLYSEMVVAQALHHSNRRERLLGFDAEEHPIALQVGGDDPALLAEATRMAADWGYDEINLNVGCPSPRVQAGNFGACLMAEPDRVARCVEAMVSASNLPVTVKHRVGIDDLDSDSLLTAFVDQVAAAGATRFSVHARKAWLEGLDPKQNRTIPPLQHDRVIALKQRRPQLLIELNGGLDTPEECLNALDHCDGAMVGRAAYAHPLRWASMDALIFGDAPRPMKASQVLMGLMPHAERHLERGGRLWDLCRHLVQLVEGVPGARYWRRDLGQKAQRPGANLYVLEQATQQLIDAGL from the coding sequence ATGGATCCCCTCACCAGAGTTAATCGGGAACCTCCCTGGCGTTTCAGCATCGCGCCGATGCTGGATTGCACAGACCGCCATTTCCGCCAGATCATGCGGCAAATCAGCCGCAGAGCCTTGCTTTACAGCGAGATGGTGGTGGCCCAGGCCCTGCATCACAGCAACCGCCGCGAGCGACTGCTGGGTTTCGATGCGGAGGAACACCCGATCGCACTGCAAGTGGGCGGTGACGATCCGGCCCTGCTGGCAGAAGCCACCCGCATGGCTGCGGACTGGGGCTACGACGAAATCAACCTCAATGTGGGTTGCCCGAGCCCGCGGGTGCAGGCCGGCAACTTCGGCGCTTGCCTAATGGCCGAACCGGATCGCGTGGCCCGCTGCGTGGAAGCGATGGTGAGCGCCAGCAACCTTCCGGTCACGGTGAAACATCGGGTGGGGATCGATGATCTCGACAGCGACAGCCTATTAACCGCCTTTGTGGATCAAGTGGCAGCAGCTGGAGCAACACGGTTCAGTGTGCACGCCAGAAAAGCCTGGCTGGAAGGACTGGATCCCAAACAGAACCGCACCATCCCTCCGCTTCAGCACGATCGGGTCATCGCGCTCAAACAACGCCGACCCCAGCTGTTGATCGAACTGAATGGCGGTCTCGACACCCCCGAAGAGTGTCTGAACGCTCTTGACCACTGTGATGGCGCGATGGTGGGCCGGGCGGCCTATGCCCATCCCCTGCGTTGGGCGAGCATGGATGCCCTGATTTTCGGCGATGCGCCCCGACCCATGAAGGCGTCGCAGGTGCTGATGGGGCTGATGCCCCACGCCGAACGTCACCTGGAACGCGGCGGTCGTCTCTGGGACCTCTGCCGCCATCTGGTGCAACTGGTGGAAGGGGTACCGGGTGCGCGTTACTGGCGCAGGGACCTGGGCCAGAAAGCTCAGCGCCCGGGTGCCAATCTCTATGTGCTGGAACAAGCCACCCAGCAGCTGATCGATGCCGGGCTCTAA
- the msrB gene encoding peptide-methionine (R)-S-oxide reductase MsrB, whose protein sequence is MTPTFDHWLLSRRSLLMASAAGVFGVFRAPEQVLAASKASDSAWDLSDAQWKQRLSPESYSVLRREGTEPPFTSPLNNEKRNGTYHCAGCDQPLFSSKAKFDSGTGWPSFFEPLPGAIATKVDFKLIIPRTEYHCSRCGGHQGHVFNDGPRPTGKRYCNNGVALRFQPV, encoded by the coding sequence ATGACACCCACCTTTGATCACTGGCTGCTGAGCAGACGATCGCTGTTGATGGCATCAGCGGCAGGGGTGTTTGGAGTGTTCCGCGCACCCGAGCAGGTGCTGGCAGCGTCGAAGGCCTCCGATTCAGCCTGGGATCTCTCGGATGCGCAATGGAAACAACGTCTGTCTCCGGAGTCGTATTCCGTGCTTCGCCGGGAAGGTACAGAGCCACCTTTCACGAGCCCCCTCAACAACGAGAAGCGCAATGGCACCTATCACTGTGCCGGTTGTGATCAGCCCTTGTTTTCATCCAAGGCGAAATTCGACAGTGGCACCGGTTGGCCCAGCTTCTTTGAACCGTTGCCCGGGGCGATCGCTACGAAAGTAGATTTCAAACTGATTATTCCGCGCACGGAATACCACTGCAGCCGCTGCGGCGGTCACCAGGGTCATGTGTTCAATGACGGCCCAAGGCCCACAGGCAAGCGCTACTGCAACAACGGCGTCGCTCTGCGTTTCCAGCCCGTTTGA
- a CDS encoding NAD(P)/FAD-dependent oxidoreductase: MAAITAAEQGLSRVLILEGTPEPLQKVRISGGGRCNVTHACWDPRELATHYPRGSRPLRGPFSRFACGDAITWFDERGLTLVEEPDGRMFPQHNRSEAVIQCLQNAARAAGVQLRTRAMVQQVQSQLDGGFELVGRGLESPLRARQLMLATGGHPSGRRIAEALGHRVVPPVPSLFSLSLQAKPLVACSGIAMDDVSLDLKLGHQRFRQTGRVLITHRGLSGPATLRLSAFAARALHASHYQGELKVDWSAGLGRQGVEQRLQQWRQEQARRTLAAAKPMEHLPRRLWQAFLLMAGVEGDRRWADLPLKAERQLLEILCAQCLSIRGRGPFGEEFVTAGGVDLGEVNLATMESRRCPGLFLAGELLDVDGVTGGFNFQACWSGGWLAGQAIAATLQ, translated from the coding sequence ATGGCAGCGATCACCGCCGCAGAGCAGGGGCTGTCTCGGGTGTTGATTCTGGAAGGAACGCCTGAGCCGCTTCAGAAGGTGCGCATCAGTGGTGGTGGCCGCTGCAACGTCACGCATGCCTGCTGGGATCCACGTGAGCTGGCCACCCATTACCCGCGTGGCAGCCGGCCGCTCCGCGGTCCCTTCAGTCGCTTCGCCTGCGGTGATGCGATCACCTGGTTTGATGAGCGGGGTCTCACCCTTGTGGAAGAGCCCGACGGCCGGATGTTTCCGCAGCACAATCGTTCTGAGGCGGTGATTCAGTGCCTTCAGAATGCTGCCAGGGCGGCTGGCGTGCAGCTGCGTACGCGGGCCATGGTCCAGCAGGTGCAGTCCCAACTGGATGGGGGATTCGAGTTGGTGGGCCGCGGCCTGGAGAGCCCCTTGCGGGCGCGCCAGTTGATGCTGGCCACCGGCGGCCATCCCAGCGGTCGCAGGATCGCTGAGGCCCTGGGTCATCGGGTGGTTCCTCCAGTGCCGTCACTGTTCAGCCTGTCGCTGCAGGCGAAGCCACTGGTGGCATGCAGCGGCATCGCTATGGATGACGTGAGTCTCGATCTCAAACTCGGCCATCAGCGTTTCCGCCAGACCGGGAGGGTGCTGATTACCCATCGAGGATTGAGTGGCCCGGCCACGTTGCGGCTGTCTGCTTTTGCAGCGCGGGCGCTGCATGCAAGCCATTACCAAGGTGAGCTCAAAGTGGATTGGAGCGCAGGTCTGGGCCGTCAAGGAGTTGAGCAGCGGTTGCAGCAGTGGCGTCAGGAACAGGCCAGGCGCACCCTCGCGGCCGCCAAGCCCATGGAGCATCTGCCGCGTCGGTTGTGGCAGGCGTTTCTGCTGATGGCCGGCGTGGAGGGAGATCGGCGCTGGGCGGATCTGCCTCTGAAGGCGGAGCGTCAATTGCTAGAGATCCTTTGCGCCCAGTGTCTGTCCATTCGAGGCAGGGGGCCGTTTGGAGAGGAGTTCGTCACCGCGGGTGGCGTGGACCTGGGTGAGGTGAACCTGGCCACCATGGAAAGCCGGCGTTGCCCTGGTCTTTTTCTGGCCGGTGAACTCCTGGATGTCGATGGTGTGACTGGCGGATTCAATTTCCAGGCCTGCTGGAGCGGCGGCTGGCTGGCAGGTCAGGCCATAGCGGCGACTTTGCAGTGA
- a CDS encoding type II secretion system F family protein produces MGQFRATYLNRKGERLSITLKANDSASVRQQLRKRGFKPIQVESCHQQADAPGQRTRRFEARCLTSRGRSRTVTLNASSADDARKQLRKSGLRLQEIQLVTDNNGVDPDDKRKERQTKSNLLQSLEEALQKPPGVKDKAVWASKLAALVDAGVPIVRSLDLMATQQKLPMFKKALTAVGLEVNQGTAMGAAMRQWPKVFDQLTVAMVEAGEAGGVLDESLKRLAKLLEDNARLQNQIKGALGYPVAVLVIAILVFLGMTIFLIPTFAGIFEDLGAELPLFTQLMVDLSELLRSSVALVFAGALLVMVWMFSRYYATHKGRRVVDRFMLKLPLFGDLIMKTATAQFCRIFSSLTRAGVPILMSLEISSETAGNSIISDAILDSRSLVQEGVLLSTALTRQKVLPDMALSMLSIGEETGEMDQMLSKVADFYEDEVSATVKALTSMLEPAMIVVVGGIVGSILLAMYLPMFTVFDQIQ; encoded by the coding sequence ATGGGTCAGTTTCGGGCGACTTACCTGAACCGAAAGGGCGAACGCCTCAGCATCACGCTGAAAGCTAATGACAGCGCCAGCGTCCGTCAGCAGCTGCGGAAGCGAGGGTTCAAACCGATTCAGGTCGAATCCTGCCACCAACAAGCCGACGCACCAGGGCAACGCACCCGACGATTTGAAGCCCGCTGTCTGACGAGCCGTGGCAGGTCGCGCACCGTCACCTTGAACGCCTCCTCTGCGGACGACGCGCGCAAGCAATTGCGCAAGAGCGGTCTGCGACTTCAGGAGATCCAACTCGTCACCGACAACAACGGCGTTGACCCCGACGACAAAAGGAAGGAGCGTCAGACCAAGAGCAATCTGCTGCAATCACTGGAGGAAGCGCTCCAGAAGCCGCCAGGAGTAAAGGACAAAGCCGTGTGGGCCAGCAAGCTGGCCGCGCTGGTGGATGCGGGCGTGCCGATCGTGCGCAGCCTGGATCTGATGGCCACGCAGCAGAAGCTGCCGATGTTCAAGAAGGCGCTAACGGCCGTGGGGCTTGAGGTGAACCAAGGCACTGCCATGGGCGCAGCCATGCGGCAGTGGCCCAAGGTGTTCGACCAGCTCACGGTGGCCATGGTGGAAGCAGGGGAAGCCGGTGGTGTGCTCGACGAATCGCTCAAGCGACTGGCCAAGTTGCTAGAAGACAACGCCCGTCTGCAGAACCAGATCAAAGGCGCTCTGGGCTATCCCGTGGCGGTGCTGGTGATCGCCATCCTGGTGTTCCTGGGGATGACGATCTTTTTGATTCCCACCTTCGCAGGCATCTTCGAAGATCTGGGCGCCGAACTACCCCTGTTCACCCAGCTGATGGTGGACCTGAGCGAGCTGCTGCGCTCCTCGGTAGCGCTGGTGTTTGCCGGAGCCCTGCTGGTGATGGTGTGGATGTTCAGCCGCTATTACGCCACCCATAAGGGTCGCAGGGTTGTGGACCGATTCATGCTGAAGCTCCCCCTGTTCGGGGACCTGATCATGAAAACGGCGACAGCCCAGTTCTGTCGGATCTTCAGCTCACTAACCCGCGCAGGTGTGCCGATCTTGATGTCACTGGAGATCTCCAGTGAAACCGCCGGAAACTCAATCATTTCCGACGCCATTCTCGACTCCCGCAGCCTGGTGCAGGAGGGGGTGCTGCTGAGCACGGCACTGACGCGACAGAAAGTGCTGCCCGATATGGCCTTGAGCATGCTCTCGATCGGCGAGGAAACCGGCGAGATGGACCAGATGCTCAGCAAGGTGGCCGACTTCTACGAGGACGAAGTCTCCGCAACGGTGAAAGCGCTTACCTCCATGCTCGAGCCAGCGATGATCGTCGTGGTGGGCGGCATCGTGGGCTCCATCCTTCTGGCGATGTATCTGCCGATGTTCACCGTGTTTGATCAGATCCAGTGA
- a CDS encoding type IV pilus twitching motility protein PilT, which yields MELMIEDLMQELVEAGGSDLHIASGQPPYGRFSGELRPMRDEPLLEESCNRLIFSMLNNSQRKTLEQTWELDCAYGLKGVARFRVNVYRQKGSYAACLRALGSSIPSIDRLNLPPVVVQTCERPRGLVLVTGPTGSGKTTTLAALLDHINHSRAEHILTIEDPIEFVYKSDRSLVHQRQLNEDTRSFANALRAALREDPDVILVGEMRDLETIQLAISAAETGHLVFGTLHTSSAAQTVDRMVDVFPPEQQTQIRVQLSGSLVAVFSQTLCRRSNPAPGQFGRVMAQEILINTAATANLIREGKTAQLYSQIQTGGELGMQTLEKALADLVKRKQIAKAEAMAKASKPGELERLIQEP from the coding sequence ATGGAGCTGATGATCGAGGACCTGATGCAGGAGCTTGTCGAGGCAGGCGGCAGCGACCTGCACATCGCCAGTGGGCAGCCCCCCTACGGCCGCTTCAGCGGCGAACTGCGTCCGATGCGGGACGAACCTCTGCTGGAGGAGAGCTGCAACCGGCTGATCTTCTCCATGCTCAACAACAGTCAGCGCAAGACACTCGAACAGACGTGGGAACTTGACTGCGCCTACGGACTGAAGGGCGTGGCCCGCTTCCGGGTGAATGTGTACCGTCAGAAGGGAAGCTATGCCGCCTGTCTGAGGGCCCTGGGCAGCAGCATTCCCAGCATCGATCGGCTGAATCTGCCGCCGGTGGTGGTGCAGACCTGCGAACGACCACGGGGCCTGGTGCTGGTGACAGGACCCACGGGCTCGGGAAAGACCACCACCCTGGCGGCGCTGCTCGATCACATCAATCACAGCCGCGCCGAACACATCCTCACCATCGAGGATCCGATCGAGTTCGTGTACAAGAGCGACCGCAGCCTGGTGCATCAGCGGCAGCTCAATGAAGACACGCGCAGCTTCGCCAATGCCCTCCGTGCGGCGTTGCGCGAGGACCCGGACGTGATCCTGGTGGGGGAAATGCGGGATCTGGAAACGATTCAATTGGCGATAAGCGCAGCGGAAACCGGCCACCTGGTGTTCGGCACCCTGCACACCAGTTCGGCCGCGCAGACCGTGGACCGCATGGTGGATGTGTTCCCCCCCGAACAGCAGACCCAGATCCGCGTGCAACTCTCCGGAAGCCTGGTGGCTGTGTTCTCGCAGACCCTCTGTCGCCGCAGCAACCCAGCTCCAGGCCAGTTCGGGCGGGTGATGGCCCAGGAAATCCTGATCAACACCGCCGCCACAGCCAACCTGATCCGCGAAGGCAAAACCGCACAGCTGTATTCCCAGATCCAGACCGGAGGAGAACTGGGTATGCAGACCCTGGAGAAAGCTCTGGCTGATCTAGTGAAACGCAAGCAGATCGCCAAGGCGGAAGCCATGGCCAAGGCCTCGAAACCCGGGGAATTGGAACGTCTGATCCAAGAGCCCTAA
- a CDS encoding GspE/PulE family protein encodes MGFNPARHAALSEQLTALLDLQSSPHPDHSFGQATPAPTLAINASEPIEPSPDPDAEETTPTVNNMEANTGATNTGANNTVAETATSYLQEFSVDGVLEQDPEEAAAESAGPEDLESSLNDADRSPVINLVDRILMQALQLGASDIHVEPQQAGLQLRFRQDGVLQNHIEPLPSRLIPAVTSRFKIMADLDIAERRIAQDGRIRRRFQNRTVDFRVNSLPSRYGEKIVLRLLDSSATQLGLDKLISNPEALELVRALGSKPFGMILVTGPTGSGKSTTLYSLLAERNEPGINISTVEDPIEYTLPGITQCQVNRDKGFDFSQALRAFMRQDPDVLLVGETRDLETAKTAIEAALTGHLVLTTLHCNDAPSAIARLDEMGVEPFMVSASLIGIVSQRLLRRVCPHCRIAYRPDPEELARFGLMASHEADVSFFKANHQDIEANNCPHCQGSGYKGRVGVYEVLRMNEELAAAVAKGATTDMVRQLALESGMKTLLGYSLDLVREGHTTLEEVGRMVLTDAGLESERRARALSSLTCSGCGGGLQEGWLECPYCLTPRH; translated from the coding sequence ATGGGCTTCAATCCAGCGCGGCATGCCGCGCTGAGCGAACAGCTGACGGCACTGTTAGATCTGCAATCCTCCCCTCATCCAGACCACTCGTTTGGCCAGGCCACCCCTGCACCAACGCTGGCAATCAATGCAAGTGAACCGATCGAGCCTTCACCTGATCCAGACGCGGAAGAGACCACCCCTACGGTGAACAACATGGAGGCCAACACCGGCGCGACGAACACCGGTGCAAACAACACCGTGGCGGAGACCGCCACCTCCTATCTACAGGAGTTCTCCGTGGACGGCGTGCTGGAGCAGGACCCGGAGGAGGCAGCAGCGGAATCAGCCGGTCCGGAGGATCTGGAGTCAAGCCTCAACGATGCGGACCGTTCGCCGGTGATCAACCTGGTGGACCGGATCCTGATGCAGGCCCTTCAACTGGGAGCCAGTGACATTCACGTAGAGCCCCAGCAGGCAGGTCTGCAACTGCGCTTCCGTCAGGACGGTGTGCTGCAAAACCACATTGAACCCCTGCCCAGCCGGCTGATCCCAGCCGTGACCTCCCGCTTCAAAATCATGGCGGACCTGGACATCGCCGAGCGCCGCATCGCCCAGGACGGTCGGATCCGCCGTCGTTTCCAGAACCGCACAGTGGACTTCCGAGTGAACAGCCTGCCCAGCCGGTACGGCGAAAAGATCGTGCTGCGACTACTGGACAGCTCCGCCACCCAGCTGGGTCTCGACAAGCTGATCAGCAACCCGGAGGCACTGGAATTAGTGCGAGCCCTCGGGTCCAAACCGTTCGGAATGATCCTGGTGACCGGTCCGACGGGATCCGGTAAATCCACCACTCTCTATTCGTTGCTGGCGGAACGCAACGAGCCAGGAATCAATATCTCCACGGTTGAAGATCCGATCGAATACACCTTGCCCGGGATCACCCAATGCCAGGTGAACCGAGATAAAGGGTTCGATTTCAGTCAGGCCCTTCGGGCCTTCATGCGTCAGGACCCGGACGTGCTGCTGGTGGGCGAAACCCGCGATCTGGAAACAGCGAAAACAGCCATTGAAGCGGCCCTCACCGGTCATTTGGTCTTGACCACCCTGCATTGCAATGACGCCCCCAGCGCGATTGCTCGTCTGGATGAGATGGGAGTCGAACCATTCATGGTTAGCGCCTCCCTGATCGGGATCGTTTCCCAGCGACTGCTGAGGAGGGTCTGCCCTCATTGCCGCATCGCCTATCGACCGGATCCTGAAGAATTAGCGCGGTTCGGATTGATGGCCAGCCATGAAGCTGACGTGAGCTTTTTCAAGGCCAATCACCAAGACATAGAGGCCAACAACTGCCCTCACTGTCAGGGCAGCGGTTACAAGGGCCGGGTTGGGGTCTACGAGGTGTTGCGCATGAACGAAGAGCTTGCGGCAGCCGTAGCCAAAGGCGCCACCACCGACATGGTGCGGCAACTGGCTCTGGAAAGCGGCATGAAAACCCTGCTGGGGTACAGCCTCGATCTGGTGCGGGAGGGCCACACCACCCTGGAGGAGGTGGGGCGCATGGTGCTCACCGACGCGGGCCTGGAATCGGAACGGCGCGCCCGGGCGCTGAGCTCACTCACCTGCAGTGGATGTGGTGGCGGACTCCAGGAAGGTTGGCTGGAATGCCCTTACTGCCTCACACCACGTCACTGA